Proteins from a genomic interval of Maniola hyperantus chromosome 1, iAphHyp1.2, whole genome shotgun sequence:
- the LOC117985768 gene encoding alpha-tocopherol transfer protein-like, which yields MSIRTLTPELAEKARIELNEDPKRISSDLQHIKDWLAKQPHIYARTDDQWLIAFLRGCKHSLERAKEKLDLYYTLRTLSPELYEIRDNHDSVFDHFMDLGIYIILPQTVSPNSPRLGIVRLAKFNPEKYSMTNLFGVTITMQKLLLLDDDVAVVNGTQWLIDVEGLTMAHILQITPSIVMKMGKQHEDAAPLRMKEAHFVNSPVAFVKIINLLKSMLNEKNRNRIFVHGKNFDDLYQFIPKSLLPAEYGGDNGRIREITDAWKTKRRQYGSWLEEDVKYKTDESKRPGTPKTAESLFGIKGSFRQLEFD from the exons ATGTCAATTCGAACATTAACTCCTGAACTAGCTGAAAAGGCTCGCATAGAATTAAATGAGGACCCGAAAAGGATTTCCAGTGATCTTCAACATATCAAGGATTGGTTAGCGAAACAACCCCACATTTACGCTAGAACAG ATGATCAATGGCTGATTGCATTTTTGCGAGGTTGTAAACATAGCTTAGAGAGAGCTAAGGAAAAATTGGATCTTTACTATACTTTACGAACCCTCTCACCAGAACTTTATGAAATCCGAGATAATCATGATTCAGTTTTTGATCATTTCATGGACTTAGG CATATACATCATCCTGCCTCAAACAGTATCTCCGAATTCACCGCGTTTGGGGATAGTTCGTCTTGCGAAATTTAATCCTGAAAAATACAGTATGACTAATTTATTTGGCGTCACAATTACAATGCAAAAG TTGCTGCTGTTGGACGATGACGTTGCGGTTGTGAATGGCACTCAGTGGCTAATAGACGTGGAAGGTTTAACTATGGCGCACATACTGCAAATTACACCTAGTATTGTGATGAAGATGGGTAAACAACATGAG GATGCTGCACCATTACGCATGAAAGAAGCACATTTTGTCAATAGTCCAGTGGCTTTTGTaaaaatcattaatttattaaaatctatGTTGAACGAAAAAAATAGGAATAGA ATTTTCGTGCATGGTAAAAATTTTGATGATCTTTATCAATTCATACCAAAGTCTCTTTTGCCAGCAGAATATGGAGGGGATAACGGACGAATTAGAGAAATCACAG ATGCTTGGAAGACAAAACGGCGGCAATATGGCTCATGGTTAGAAGAAGATGTGAAATACAAAACAGATGAGTCAAAGCGACCTGGAACACCTAAGACTGCAGAAAGTCTATTCGGAATCAAAGGATCCTTTAGACAATTAGAATTTGattaa
- the LOC117985734 gene encoding alpha-tocopherol transfer protein-like isoform X1, with protein MIRKLSPELAEIAKNELNENPREVENDLRKLKEWISKQVHLKARTDDQWLVAILRGCKFSLERTKAKLDLFYTLRTTAPEVTLRLKPTEASFIEFLKLGTCVILRQPKDALHPYIILIRAGEYDPQKNNVADIMCILYYLVQILVMENDTASVMGTMIVVDYKKVTLNHLVQASPSLLKKLVAVSQDSLPLRLKGSHHVNVPAGIEIIFKLISGFLGKKAKERLRIYKSNKELVGTLPKEVIPVEYGGSGDTVNELIDYWVSKIQEYKPWLEQEMQFGTDESKRNSKAKNHDQGDEGSFRKLDID; from the exons ATGATACGCAAACTGAGTCCAGAATTGGCTGAAATTGCCAAAAATGAGCTGAACGAGAATCCTCGGGAAGTGGAAAATGACTTGAGAAAGTTAAAGGAATGGATTTCTAAACAAGTTCATTTGAAAGCAAGAACAG ATGATCAGTGGCTTGTTGCGATACTTCGAGGAtgtaagtttagtttagaacgGACGAAAGCTAAGCTGGATTTGTTTTATACTTTACGAACGACAGCCCCAGAAGTCACATTGAGGCTCAAGCCAACCGAAGCGAGCtttatagaatttttaaagCTAGG GACTTGCGTTATTCTGCGACAACCGAAAGATGCTTTACATCCTTATATCATCCTAATACGAGCGGGAGAGTACGATCCACAGAAAAATAATGTTGCGGATATCATGTGCATCCTATATTATTTAGTACAG ATTTTAGTTATGGAAAATGATACAGCGTCAGTGATGGGAACCATGATAGTAGTTGATTATAAAAAAGTAACTCTTAATCATCTGGTGCAGGCCAGTCCAAGCTTATTGAAGAAACTTGTTGCCGTTAGTCAG GATTCCTTGCCGCTCCGTTTGAAAGGCAGTCATCATGTCAATGTGCCAGCCGGGatagaaataattttcaaacttatCTCTGGATTTTTGGGCAAAAAAGCTAAAGAAAGA TTACGAATATACAAGTCGAACAAGGAGCTGGTGGGAACATTACCAAAAGAAGTTATACCAGTAGAATATGGCGGTAGCGGTGACACAGTAAATGAATTAATAG ATTACTGGGTCAGTAAAATTCAAGAATATAAGCCCTGGTTGGAACAAGAGATGCAGTTCGGTACGGATGAGTCCAAACGAAACAGCAAAGCTAAAAATCATGATCAGGGAGATGAAGGATCATTTCGCAAGCTAGACATTGAttga
- the LOC117985734 gene encoding alpha-tocopherol transfer protein-like isoform X2, with the protein MIRKLSPELAEIAKNELNENPREVENDLRKLKEWISKQVHLKARTDDQWLVAILRGCKFSLERTKAKLDLFYTLRTTAPEVTLRLKPTEASFIEFLKLGTCVILRQPKDALHPYIILIRAGEYDPQKNNVADIMCILYYLVQILVMENDTASVMGTMIVVDYKKVTLNHLVQASPSLLKKLVAVSQDSLPLRLKGSHHVNVPAGIEIIFKLISGFLGKKAKERITGSVKFKNISPGWNKRCSSVRMSPNETAKLKIMIREMKDHFAS; encoded by the exons ATGATACGCAAACTGAGTCCAGAATTGGCTGAAATTGCCAAAAATGAGCTGAACGAGAATCCTCGGGAAGTGGAAAATGACTTGAGAAAGTTAAAGGAATGGATTTCTAAACAAGTTCATTTGAAAGCAAGAACAG ATGATCAGTGGCTTGTTGCGATACTTCGAGGAtgtaagtttagtttagaacgGACGAAAGCTAAGCTGGATTTGTTTTATACTTTACGAACGACAGCCCCAGAAGTCACATTGAGGCTCAAGCCAACCGAAGCGAGCtttatagaatttttaaagCTAGG GACTTGCGTTATTCTGCGACAACCGAAAGATGCTTTACATCCTTATATCATCCTAATACGAGCGGGAGAGTACGATCCACAGAAAAATAATGTTGCGGATATCATGTGCATCCTATATTATTTAGTACAG ATTTTAGTTATGGAAAATGATACAGCGTCAGTGATGGGAACCATGATAGTAGTTGATTATAAAAAAGTAACTCTTAATCATCTGGTGCAGGCCAGTCCAAGCTTATTGAAGAAACTTGTTGCCGTTAGTCAG GATTCCTTGCCGCTCCGTTTGAAAGGCAGTCATCATGTCAATGTGCCAGCCGGGatagaaataattttcaaacttatCTCTGGATTTTTGGGCAAAAAAGCTAAAGAAAGA ATTACTGGGTCAGTAAAATTCAAGAATATAAGCCCTGGTTGGAACAAGAGATGCAGTTCGGTACGGATGAGTCCAAACGAAACAGCAAAGCTAAAAATCATGATCAGGGAGATGAAGGATCATTTCGCAAGCTAG